The sequence below is a genomic window from Thermoplasmata archaeon.
GTGGACGTCGGACGCGCATTTGACCGCTCCCCCGGCCGGCCCGGTCGGTCGAGATGGACGGATCGGGTTCCTAGTCGGGTGGGTTGAGGGAATCCCTGCGGGCCGAATCGCGCGTCCCTTCGGTCCCGGCCCGATCCGCCCGCGTTCCGAGATCGACGGTGCGTCGGCCTGCGGTCCACCGTCGCGCTACCGAAAGAACGGGAACTCGGCCGTCCTCGCGGTCGGTCAGTAGTGGTCCGGGATGGGTTCGTCCCAGGATTCCTCGACGTGGTCGTAAAGTTCGAGGAAGTTCCCGTCGGGGTCCTTGATGTACATCACCCGGTGGCCGTTCGGGAGCACCCACATGTCTTCGTCCGAAGGAAGCTCCCGGGTCGCGGGCTCGATCCCGAGTTTCTTGAGGCGCTCTCGTGCCTCGGGGACGCTTCGCACCCGGACCCCGATGTGATCCAGTCCTTCTCCGGGGACGTAGGGGGCAGCGAAGTCGGATCCGGGGGCGTACCAGTTGAGCTCCAGTCGCTGGCCGGAACGAGGGTCCTTGAAGAGGACGTACGCGCCGCCCTCGTAGGCGACCCGCCTCAGCTCGACCAGATCGAGGACCTGGGTGTAGAACTCCACCGAACGCTCGAGGTTCGTGACTCGAATCCCGAAGTAGCTCAGCCAAGAGTCGGCCATGCGCTGGGAACGCCCCCGGGAGATTAACGCGCCCTACGCCCTCCCCCGCCGCGTCCTCCCTCGTCCGCGCGCCCTTCTCGGTCGGAGGGGGAACGGCACCTGGTGAACGAGCCCTCATCCTTCGAGCCACGGCGCCGCGGACGACGATGCGAGCCGAGGTGCCGCCAAGTGCAGAGTCCTCCACGCGGACGCCGGTGGGTACTTCGGGGAGGGAGCTTAATCTAACTAGACCGGTCCCCGTTCCGTGGCCTCGGTCCGTCGCCTCTCTGCGATCATGTTCACCGACATGGTCGGCTCGACCGCCGCGGCCCAGTCCAACGAAGCGAACGCTCTCAAGCTCCGAGACGAGCAGGCCGCCCTCGTGCGCCCCCTCTTCGCCGCTCACCAGGGGCGAGAGATCAAGTCGATGGGCGATGGATTCCTGGCGGAATTCGATAGCGCCCTTCGGGCCGTCCAATGCGCCCTGGACATCCAGCAGCATCTCCATGAGCGGAATTCGCAACCGGGCGTCGCATCCATCCAACTTCGCATCGGCGTCCATCTCGGGGACGTCGAACAGAAAGAAACCGACATCTTTGGAGATGCCGTCAACATCGCCTCCCGCATCGAGCCCTTGGCCACCCCCGGAGGAGTTTGCATCTCGGGGGAGGTCTACAGTCAGGTTCGCAACAAGGTCCCGAACAAGCTCGAGAAGCTGCCCCCGGCCCCGCTGAAGGGCCTGCAGGTTTCGATTGACGTGTACCGAGTGGTCTTGCCCTGGGCTGCGCCGGAGACGGCTCTCGCGAGCGCAGGCTCGACGGGGATCGCGATCCTGCCCTTTTCCAACATCAGCCCGGATCCAAAGGACGAGTACTTTGCGGACGGACTCACCGAGGAGCTCATCACCGTCCTCTCCCAGCTGAGAGACCTCCGGGTCATCTCGCGTACGTCGGTGATGCAGTACAAGTCCACCACGAAGACGGCCGCTCTGATCGGCGTGGAGTTGGGGGTCAAGTCCATCCTCGAGGGGAGCGTGCGAAAGGCCGGGAACCGGATCCGGGTGACCGCGCAGCTCATCGATGCCGCCTCCGACCGTCATCTTTGGGCCAAGACATTCGACCGCCAGCTGGACGACATCTTCGCCGTCCAGACCGAGATCGCCCGGCAGGTCGCGGAGGCGCTGCAGGTCGAACTGCGCGCGACCGACGTGGCCCGTCTGGGAGCCAGGGGGAGCGTCCTACCCGATTCGTACCTCGCCTACCTCAAGGGTCGAACGCGTCTTCACGGACGGTCCGTGACCTCGCTCACCGAGGCGAAGGAACAGTTCGAGCTCGCGATCTCGCTCGATCCCCAGAACGCGGCCGCGTATTCGGGCCTGGCCGACGCCACCCGGCTGCTGGGATGGCGAACGCACGACGTGCCACGAGAAACTTGGGAGGAGACGACTCGACGTTTGGTCGCCCAGGCGATCGAGCTGGACCCGAGCTTGGCCGAGGCCCATACCTCCCTGGGACTGATCCGGTGGGAGGCCTACGACTACACCGGCGCGGAGCAGCAGTACCAGCTCTCCCTCGCGCTCAATCCGAGCTATGCCGCGGCGCATCACTGGTACGCGACCCTCCTGGAGGACGAAGGCCGTCTCGACGAAGCGCTTCGGGAGTGGCAGCTGGCCGAGGGCGCCGACCCCTTGGCGGCCGGTTATGTCAGCGGCCTCGCGAGCCTGCTGATCGGTCTCAAGAGATTCGACGAGGCGTTCGTGAAGATCCAGCGGCTGGGGGTGCTCGAGCCCGATTCCTACCGGTACCACGACGCGGTGCTGCAGTTTCATCGCGGTCGGTCCGAGCTCGCCCAGAGCGTGGCGGAAGGCCTCCGATGCGAGGAACTACAAACCGATCCGGGCTGGAAGCGAATGTGGCATGTGTACAATCTCGCGACGTCCGGGGAGAAGGAGGCGGCGAGGGCGTTGCTGAAGTCCGAAGAGGCGTCATCGGAATTCCCGGGACTCGCATGGATCGTCGGCTGGGCCTACGCGCTGATCGGCGACCTCGACAGCTGTTTCCGTTGTCTGGAGGTCGCGGTCGAGACGCATAACATCGCGCTCCAACCCTTCCGGACCCGCCCGGAACTCGAGATCGTGCGGAGCGATCCCAGATTCCCACCCTTGTTGAAGAAGATGAACCTCGCGTGACCGCCGTCTCACCGGCGGTTATGGACTGGTCGGGATTTGAACCCGAGGCCTCCGGTTTGCAAAACCGGCGATCTTCCGGACTGATCTACCAGCCCACGGCCCGAGAGGGCGGTCGGCCCGTCTTAGCCTTTCGCGCGGGACCGGCGAGCGCCCGGGGAGGACCCGTCCGTCCGGTCCGAGTCCCGCGACAAACGCCTTCTACGTCGCGCGGGTCGCCGCCGCGGTGCGGCTGAGCGCGTTCTCCGTGGTCGACGCGGACCCCGCGGACGGCCCGCCGAACCGTGAGCGCCTCGCCGAAGTCCTCGAGCTGGGAGCCGCCGCGGACCGGGCAGGGCTCGACGCCCTCTGGATCGCGGAGCACCACTTCCAGGCCAGCGGCGTCTGTCCGTCGCCGCCGGTGCTGCTGGCCGCGCTCGCCGTGCGCACGCGGCGGCTCGGCCTCGGCTCGCTCGTCAGCGTGCTGCCGTTCCACAACGCGATCGAGCTCGCCGAGCAGTTCGCGATGGTCGACCGGCTCTCGGGGGGTCGACTGCGGCTCGGGCTCGGCAGTGGCTACATCCCGCGGGAGTTCGAGGGCTTCGGGGTGGATCCGGCGACCAAGCGCGAGCGCTTCGACCGGGAATTCGACATCCTGATCGCTGCCCTCGAAGGTCGCGAGGTCCGCGCCGCCGCGCCGGGAGCGGGAGCGGTCCGGATCAACGTGACTCCGGTGCAGCGACCGCGTCCGCCGGTCTGGATCGCCGTCCAGCGACGCGAGGCGATCCCGTTCGTGGCGCGTCGGGGCGCCTCGCTCGCTCTGATCCCCTACGCCACGCTGGGAGATCTCGAGGAGCTCGCGCAGGAGGTCCGCGAGTTCCGCGCGGCCGTCCCCGCGGGCGCGGCGGCAGGGGTGGCGGCGGCGGTACACGTCTACGCGGGGGCGCACCCGGAGCTCGCCCGGGCGGCGCTCGCGCGCTACCTGGAGAGCCGTCGGCGCTCGCAGAGCCCGTTCTTCGAGGCGAAAGCTCGGCGGGACCCGCACGCGACGAGCGTGCCGGCGCTCGAAGCCGCGGACCTCGCCGTGTTCGGCGCGCCGCAGGAGGTCGCCCGGCGCCTCGCCCACTACGCCGACGCCGGGGTCGACGAGCTCCTCGGCATCTTCGATTTCGGTGGCCTGCCGATCGGGCAGGTGCGCGCCTCGGTCGCGGCGCTCGGACGGGCGTTCGGGGCGCGCGCGGCCCCGCGGACGAAGGGGCCGGGCCGGGGGCGTCACCCGACGGTCTAGGACGAGCCCGCCGGGGGCTGGGGCAGCGGCGGCGGCGACTCCGAGCTCGTCTCGGTCGGGGCGCTCTCCCCGCTCGGCGGGGACTCGCCCGTCGGGGCCGGGCCGCTCCACTCGGCCGCGGGCGGCGTCGACGGCGGCGGCGCCGGCGGGTTCATGCCGGAGTCCGGCGCCATCATCGCGGGCTCGGACCCGCCGCGGCGGCGGAGCACGAGGTAGAGGACGAGCGCGACCACGATGATCAGGACGAGCAGGATCAGCCAGCCGACCGTCAGGCCACTGCCCGCCCCCAGCTCGAGCTGGAGCACGGAGGGGTGGGCGTTGATCGGCAGCGCGAGGATCCCCTCGCAGCCGCCCTGGGGCAGGCAGTTGTCGCTGACCCCCGTGCCGCCGGCCTCGAGGAAGATGAGCATCGTGCCGCTCGCCGCGTTCGACGGGATCGCAAACGACACCGAGCCGCTCGGCCGGGCGTTCTGGAGGTACTGCACCGACGGGAAGCCCTCGGCGAACAGCTCGAACTCGAAGACCTGCGGCAGCGGCGCGCCGCCGATGCCGACCACCTGGTAGGTGAGGGTGACCGTCTGGCCGGGCTGGTAGCTGCCGTCGGCGTAACTCGAGGGAGTGGAGACCCCGAGGATGATCGAGTAGCCGGTCGCGAGGTACAGCTCCGTCGAGCTCGTCGCGACGATCTGGTTGCCGACCGTCGCCCAGGCCTGGACGTCGACGTAGGTCGGCGGGTTCGACGCGGAGATCGGCACGGAGAAGCTGCTCGCGTTCGCGACCGTTCCGCTCGAAATCGCCGCGGTCGCGGTCGGCCAGTAGCCGGTGACCTTGTAGCCGATCGTCGCGCCGGTCCCGCCGCCGAAGAGGGTCGCGCTCACGCTGACGCTGGTGCCGGCCGCGTAGTAGGTCGAGGCCGGGGCGAGCAGGAGGGCGGGGCCGATCGCCCCGAAGGTCGCGTAGCCGATGAATCCGCTGGTCGCGTTCGTGGCGGAGACGTAGACGACCGACGTGGTGCCGACCATCGCGGCGACCACCCCGAACGAGAACGTTCCGCTCACAGCGGTGCTGTCGATCGTCCCCTGGTCCAGGACAGCGGCGCCGGGGCCCTCCACGACCCATTCCTGGGCCGTGATCGGGCCGGTCGCGCTCCCCGAAGAGGAGCTGATCGACCAGCTCGCGGTCGCCGTCGCGCCGACATAGTACTGGGACTGGCTCAGGAGCACGCGGACGAGGCCGGAGGCGGTCGTCCCCGGCACGACGTAGAGCGTGCGGTTCGACCAGGCGGTCCAGGCGGAACCGGTCGCGAAGGCGCCCGGAGCGCTCACGGTGAAGTTGAGGTCGTTGTAGCGGGGGTACTGGATCTCGGTGACGAACGGCGGCGAGGAGGCGAGGAAGGTGAACTCCGCGATGCCGGTGGCGTTCGTCGTGAGCCCGCTCACGCTGCCGGTACCCGGGGTCACGTGGGCCGAGCCGTTCCAGAACGCGACGCCGACGGGGAGCCCGGCGATCGGGGTGAAGAGCCCGTAGTAATCAGAGCCCGCCTCAAGGCACCCGGCGAGCAGCGTCCCGTTCGTGTAGGTGTTCGCGTAGCTGTCGATGCAGGCGGACGGCGAGCTCGACATGCCCGCGAACGGCACGTCGAGCGCGCCGATCTCGACGGCGATCGCGTTGCTCTCGTTCTCGGCGATCTGCCCGCTCACGTTCGTGATCGCGTAGACCTCGAAGTCGATCGTGCGGTCGGGGGTCGCGTTGCCCGGGATCGAGCCGGACCACTCGCCGGAGCCGGTCGCCGCGGGGAGCGGCGCCCGCCCGCCGGCGAAGAAGTTCTGGTAGGACCCGTTGCCCCAGTAGTGACCCGTGATCCAGACGTTGCTCGCGTCGGTGTAGGTCGCGTACTGGTTCGCGTCGAGGTACAGCCAGTAGTACACGCTGACCGGCTGGCCCGGCAGCGTGGAGCTGATGCCGATCGACGTGAGCACCGTGACGTGGTAGGCATGCAGGGTGACCGTCTGGGTCACGTAGCCGGCGTTGACCGCGGAGAAGTTGACGAGCCACCCGCCCCCGTAGCTGAGGGTCGAGGGGAAGGTGTAGGAGACGCCAGCGCTCACGGAGTCGAACTCGAACGTGGTCGCGTTGATCGCGGCCTCGTAATGGAACGCCGGGGTCGGGACGCCGTCCCGGGTAGCGTTGGGGTCGGTGATCGTGACGTTGACGTGGGAGTCAATCGGGTCGTAGATGGTGAAGTACAGCGCGTCGGCGCCCGAGACGCCGATGTTGAAGCTGTCCGTCGAGGTCCCGTAGCCGTTCAGGATGTCGTAGGCGAGCCCGACCGCGGGACTCGCGTCGGCCCGGGGGGCGGCGGCCGGAGGAGCCGGGCCGTGGACCAGGTTCGGGACCACGGCTCCGATCGCGGAGACGGTCAGCAGTACGGCGATGGCCACGGCCCAGCGGGGAGGCGACATACCGAGCGTCAGTTTTGCGAGGAACCAGTATAAGAAGGTCTGCCGGGAGACGCCGGTCCCGAACCGGGCGCCCCGCGGCCGCTTCGGGCCGCTCCGAACGGATTTAGGTGCGGACGCCTAGGCCCCGGGGCCGACCATGACCGAGATCCTCCCCGGAGTGCACCAGGTGGATGGCGTCGACCCGAGCCCGGACTTCTCAACGCACGTGTACCTGGTCAAGGACAAGGGCGCCAGCTGGACGCTGATCGATACCGGCCTACCGGGAGTGCACCCGGCGATCGAGCGCTATCTCGCACAGCACCGGATCGAGCCCACGGCGATCAAGAAGATCCTGATCACCCACCTGCACCGCGACCACGTCGGTTCCCTCCATGCGATGGCCGAGCGCACGCACGCGAAGACCTTCGCGCACTGGATCGAGGCCGCGTACATCGCGAAGGATCCGCCGTACACGGGCCCCGGCACCCCGCCGGCGGAGCCGTTCCGGGTCGACGAGACGTTCAAGGACGGCGACACGATCGACGCGGCC
It includes:
- a CDS encoding VOC family protein, with protein sequence MADSWLSYFGIRVTNLERSVEFYTQVLDLVELRRVAYEGGAYVLFKDPRSGQRLELNWYAPGSDFAAPYVPGEGLDHIGVRVRSVPEARERLKKLGIEPATRELPSDEDMWVLPNGHRVMYIKDPDGNFLELYDHVEESWDEPIPDHY
- a CDS encoding adenylate/guanylate cyclase domain-containing protein; this encodes MASVRRLSAIMFTDMVGSTAAAQSNEANALKLRDEQAALVRPLFAAHQGREIKSMGDGFLAEFDSALRAVQCALDIQQHLHERNSQPGVASIQLRIGVHLGDVEQKETDIFGDAVNIASRIEPLATPGGVCISGEVYSQVRNKVPNKLEKLPPAPLKGLQVSIDVYRVVLPWAAPETALASAGSTGIAILPFSNISPDPKDEYFADGLTEELITVLSQLRDLRVISRTSVMQYKSTTKTAALIGVELGVKSILEGSVRKAGNRIRVTAQLIDAASDRHLWAKTFDRQLDDIFAVQTEIARQVAEALQVELRATDVARLGARGSVLPDSYLAYLKGRTRLHGRSVTSLTEAKEQFELAISLDPQNAAAYSGLADATRLLGWRTHDVPRETWEETTRRLVAQAIELDPSLAEAHTSLGLIRWEAYDYTGAEQQYQLSLALNPSYAAAHHWYATLLEDEGRLDEALREWQLAEGADPLAAGYVSGLASLLIGLKRFDEAFVKIQRLGVLEPDSYRYHDAVLQFHRGRSELAQSVAEGLRCEELQTDPGWKRMWHVYNLATSGEKEAARALLKSEEASSEFPGLAWIVGWAYALIGDLDSCFRCLEVAVETHNIALQPFRTRPELEIVRSDPRFPPLLKKMNLA
- a CDS encoding LLM class flavin-dependent oxidoreductase is translated as MRLSAFSVVDADPADGPPNRERLAEVLELGAAADRAGLDALWIAEHHFQASGVCPSPPVLLAALAVRTRRLGLGSLVSVLPFHNAIELAEQFAMVDRLSGGRLRLGLGSGYIPREFEGFGVDPATKRERFDREFDILIAALEGREVRAAAPGAGAVRINVTPVQRPRPPVWIAVQRREAIPFVARRGASLALIPYATLGDLEELAQEVREFRAAVPAGAAAGVAAAVHVYAGAHPELARAALARYLESRRRSQSPFFEAKARRDPHATSVPALEAADLAVFGAPQEVARRLAHYADAGVDELLGIFDFGGLPIGQVRASVAALGRAFGARAAPRTKGPGRGRHPTV
- a CDS encoding MBL fold metallo-hydrolase; its protein translation is MTEILPGVHQVDGVDPSPDFSTHVYLVKDKGASWTLIDTGLPGVHPAIERYLAQHRIEPTAIKKILITHLHRDHVGSLHAMAERTHAKTFAHWIEAAYIAKDPPYTGPGTPPAEPFRVDETFKDGDTIDAAGGLIAYHTPGHTPGHSSFYQAERKMLFSGDLYFGDGPHAVLTVPEYSFHVPTALISARRMAQLSVDSLLTYHGGPFLQGAGKELRSVAQTQL